A window of Equus przewalskii isolate Varuska chromosome 16, EquPr2, whole genome shotgun sequence contains these coding sequences:
- the SPART gene encoding spartin isoform X2 — protein sequence MEQEPQNGEPAEIKMIKEAYKKAFLFVNKGLNTDELGQKEEAKNYYKQGIGHLLRGISISSTEPEHVGPGWESARQMQQKMKETLQNVRTRLEILEKGLATSLRNDLQEVPKLYPEFPPKDTPEKSPDPQPFSSPRPHSEEYGSTPATSSGLVPTASSLSLPSQRHPAEAPPAYTPQAAEGHYTVSYGTESGEFSSVGEDFYRNHSQPPPLETLGLDADELILIPNGVQIFFVNPAGEVSAPSYPGYLRIVRFLDNSLDTVLNRPPGFLQVCDWLYPLVPDRSPVLKCTVGAYMFPDTMLQASGCFVGVVLSSELPEDDRELFEDLLRQMSDLRLQANWIRAEGENEFQIPGRARCPSDQLKEASGSGTSLDQGNKDVRPKGKRGKKAKDTSSEEVNLSHIVPYEPVSEEKTKELPEWSEKVAQNILSGASWVSWGLVKGAEFTGKAIQKGASKLRERIQPEEKPVEVSPAVTRGLHIAKQATGGAVKVSQFLVDGVCTVANCVGKELAPHVKKHGSKLVPESLKKDRNGKSTLDGAMVVAASSVQGFSTVWQGLECAAKCIVNNVSAETVQTVRYKYGHTAGEATHDAVDSAINVGVTAYNIDNIGIKAMVKKTAKQTGHTLLEDYKIIDSSKGKNQEERAKVNMKEEKDEQAEELKKNEAKKKDK from the exons ATGGAGCAAGAGCCACAAAATGGAGAACCTGCTGAAATTAAGATGATCAAGGAAGCGTACAAGAAGgcctttttatttgttaataaagGACTGAATACAGATGAATTAGGTcagaaggaagaagcaaagaacTACTATAAGCAAGGAATAGGACACCTGCTCAGGGGAATCAGCATTTCATCAACAGAGCCTGAACACGTAGGCCCTGGGTGGGAATCTGCTAGACAGATGcagcagaaaatgaaagaaacactaCAGAATGTACGCACCAGGTTGGAAATTCTAGAGAAAGGTCTTGCCACTTCTCTACGGAATGATCTTCAGGAGGTGCCCAAGTTATATCCAGAATTTCCGCCTAAAGATACTCCTGAAAAGTCACCAGACCCTCAGCCCTTTAGTTCACCTCGTCCGCACAGTGAAGAATATGGAAGCACTCCAGCTACAAGTTCAGGCTTGGTTCCCACAGCTAGTTCTTTATCCTTACCATCTCAAAGGCATCCAGCAGAAGCACCTCCTGCTTATACTCCTCAGGCTGCTGAGGGTCACTACACTGTATCCTATGGGACAGAATCTGGGGAATTTTCATCAGTTGGAGAAGACTTTTATAGGAATCATTCTCAGCCACCTCCTCTTGAGACCTTAGGGCTAGATGCAGATGAGTTGATTTTGATACCAAATGGAgtacagattttttttgtaaatCCTGCAGGGGAGGTTAGTGCACCTTCATATCCTGGGTACCTTCGAATTGTGAGGTTCTTGGATAATTCTCTTGATACAGTTCTAAATCGTCCTCCTGGGTTTCTTCAG GTTTGTGACTGGTTGTATCCTCTAGTTCCTGATAGATCTCCAGTTCTTAAATGTACTGTGGGAGCCTACATGTTTCCTGATACAATGTTACAAGCATCGGGATGCTTTGTCGGGGTGGTCCTGTCTTCTGAATTACCGGAAGATGATAGAGAACTCTTTGAGGATCTGTTAAGACAAATGTCTGACCTTCGGCTTCAG GCCAACTGGATCCgggcagaaggagaaaatgaattcCAAATCCCTGGAAGAGCAAGATGTCCCTCTGACCAATTGAAGGAAGCCAGTGGCAGTGGTACTTCATTGGACCAAGGCAATAAGGATGTGCGTCCTAAAGGAAAACGGGGGAAAAAG GCTAAAGATACTTCAAGTGAAGAAGTTAATTTGAGTCACATTGTACCCTATGAGCCagtttcagaagaaaaaacaaaggaattacCTGAATGGAGTGAGAAAGTGGCTCAAAACATTTTGTCAG gtgCTTCCTGGGTGAGTTGGGGTTTAGTCAAAGGTGCTGAATTTACTGGCAAAGCAATCCAGAAAGGCGCTTCTAAACTTCGAGAACGGATTCAACCAGAAGAAAAACCAGTGGAAGTTAGTCCAGCTGTGACCAGGGGACTGCATATAGCAAAGCAGGCTACTGGAGGAGCAGTGAAAGTCAGTCAGTTCCTAG TTGATGGAGTTTGCACTGTAGCAAATTGTGTTGGAAAGGAACTAGCTCCACATGTCAAGAAGCATGGAAGCAAACTTGTTCCAGAATCTCTTAAAAAAGACAGAAACGGAAAGTCTACCCTGGATGGTGCTATGGTCGTAGCAGCAAGTAGTGTTCAAG gATTTTCAACTGTCTGGCAGGGATTGGAATGTGCAGCTAAATGCATTGTTAACAATGTTTCAGCAGAAACTGTACAGACTGTCAGATACAA atatggGCACACTGCGGGGGAAGCTACACACGATGCAGTAGATTCTGCCATCAATGTTGGTGTAACCGCCTATAATATCGACAACATTGGTATCAAAGCAATGGtgaagaaaactgcaaaacaaaCAGGACACACACTCCTTGAGGACTATAAAATAATTGATAGTTCCAAGgggaaaaatcaagaagaaagggCAAAGGTaaatatgaaagaggagaaggatgagCAGGCAGAGGAACTAAAGAAGAATgaggcaaagaagaaagataaatga
- the SPART gene encoding spartin isoform X1, giving the protein MELRAVPSTSNELKSLIKEMEQEPQNGEPAEIKMIKEAYKKAFLFVNKGLNTDELGQKEEAKNYYKQGIGHLLRGISISSTEPEHVGPGWESARQMQQKMKETLQNVRTRLEILEKGLATSLRNDLQEVPKLYPEFPPKDTPEKSPDPQPFSSPRPHSEEYGSTPATSSGLVPTASSLSLPSQRHPAEAPPAYTPQAAEGHYTVSYGTESGEFSSVGEDFYRNHSQPPPLETLGLDADELILIPNGVQIFFVNPAGEVSAPSYPGYLRIVRFLDNSLDTVLNRPPGFLQVCDWLYPLVPDRSPVLKCTVGAYMFPDTMLQASGCFVGVVLSSELPEDDRELFEDLLRQMSDLRLQANWIRAEGENEFQIPGRARCPSDQLKEASGSGTSLDQGNKDVRPKGKRGKKAKDTSSEEVNLSHIVPYEPVSEEKTKELPEWSEKVAQNILSGASWVSWGLVKGAEFTGKAIQKGASKLRERIQPEEKPVEVSPAVTRGLHIAKQATGGAVKVSQFLVDGVCTVANCVGKELAPHVKKHGSKLVPESLKKDRNGKSTLDGAMVVAASSVQGFSTVWQGLECAAKCIVNNVSAETVQTVRYKYGHTAGEATHDAVDSAINVGVTAYNIDNIGIKAMVKKTAKQTGHTLLEDYKIIDSSKGKNQEERAKVNMKEEKDEQAEELKKNEAKKKDK; this is encoded by the exons atggagcTTAGAGCAGTGCCAAGCACATCTAATGAGCTGAAGAGCTTAATAAAAG AAATGGAGCAAGAGCCACAAAATGGAGAACCTGCTGAAATTAAGATGATCAAGGAAGCGTACAAGAAGgcctttttatttgttaataaagGACTGAATACAGATGAATTAGGTcagaaggaagaagcaaagaacTACTATAAGCAAGGAATAGGACACCTGCTCAGGGGAATCAGCATTTCATCAACAGAGCCTGAACACGTAGGCCCTGGGTGGGAATCTGCTAGACAGATGcagcagaaaatgaaagaaacactaCAGAATGTACGCACCAGGTTGGAAATTCTAGAGAAAGGTCTTGCCACTTCTCTACGGAATGATCTTCAGGAGGTGCCCAAGTTATATCCAGAATTTCCGCCTAAAGATACTCCTGAAAAGTCACCAGACCCTCAGCCCTTTAGTTCACCTCGTCCGCACAGTGAAGAATATGGAAGCACTCCAGCTACAAGTTCAGGCTTGGTTCCCACAGCTAGTTCTTTATCCTTACCATCTCAAAGGCATCCAGCAGAAGCACCTCCTGCTTATACTCCTCAGGCTGCTGAGGGTCACTACACTGTATCCTATGGGACAGAATCTGGGGAATTTTCATCAGTTGGAGAAGACTTTTATAGGAATCATTCTCAGCCACCTCCTCTTGAGACCTTAGGGCTAGATGCAGATGAGTTGATTTTGATACCAAATGGAgtacagattttttttgtaaatCCTGCAGGGGAGGTTAGTGCACCTTCATATCCTGGGTACCTTCGAATTGTGAGGTTCTTGGATAATTCTCTTGATACAGTTCTAAATCGTCCTCCTGGGTTTCTTCAG GTTTGTGACTGGTTGTATCCTCTAGTTCCTGATAGATCTCCAGTTCTTAAATGTACTGTGGGAGCCTACATGTTTCCTGATACAATGTTACAAGCATCGGGATGCTTTGTCGGGGTGGTCCTGTCTTCTGAATTACCGGAAGATGATAGAGAACTCTTTGAGGATCTGTTAAGACAAATGTCTGACCTTCGGCTTCAG GCCAACTGGATCCgggcagaaggagaaaatgaattcCAAATCCCTGGAAGAGCAAGATGTCCCTCTGACCAATTGAAGGAAGCCAGTGGCAGTGGTACTTCATTGGACCAAGGCAATAAGGATGTGCGTCCTAAAGGAAAACGGGGGAAAAAG GCTAAAGATACTTCAAGTGAAGAAGTTAATTTGAGTCACATTGTACCCTATGAGCCagtttcagaagaaaaaacaaaggaattacCTGAATGGAGTGAGAAAGTGGCTCAAAACATTTTGTCAG gtgCTTCCTGGGTGAGTTGGGGTTTAGTCAAAGGTGCTGAATTTACTGGCAAAGCAATCCAGAAAGGCGCTTCTAAACTTCGAGAACGGATTCAACCAGAAGAAAAACCAGTGGAAGTTAGTCCAGCTGTGACCAGGGGACTGCATATAGCAAAGCAGGCTACTGGAGGAGCAGTGAAAGTCAGTCAGTTCCTAG TTGATGGAGTTTGCACTGTAGCAAATTGTGTTGGAAAGGAACTAGCTCCACATGTCAAGAAGCATGGAAGCAAACTTGTTCCAGAATCTCTTAAAAAAGACAGAAACGGAAAGTCTACCCTGGATGGTGCTATGGTCGTAGCAGCAAGTAGTGTTCAAG gATTTTCAACTGTCTGGCAGGGATTGGAATGTGCAGCTAAATGCATTGTTAACAATGTTTCAGCAGAAACTGTACAGACTGTCAGATACAA atatggGCACACTGCGGGGGAAGCTACACACGATGCAGTAGATTCTGCCATCAATGTTGGTGTAACCGCCTATAATATCGACAACATTGGTATCAAAGCAATGGtgaagaaaactgcaaaacaaaCAGGACACACACTCCTTGAGGACTATAAAATAATTGATAGTTCCAAGgggaaaaatcaagaagaaagggCAAAGGTaaatatgaaagaggagaaggatgagCAGGCAGAGGAACTAAAGAAGAATgaggcaaagaagaaagataaatga